One Sinorhizobium arboris LMG 14919 genomic region harbors:
- a CDS encoding UvrD-helicase domain-containing protein, with amino-acid sequence MSYILPEDWKPSDGVLLDEHSLNIARDANSRSILAGPGAGKTELLAQRANFLLTTGTCPHPRRILALAFKVDAARNLQERVAARCAPALASRFESLTLHGFAKRVLDQFLEALPPEIRPTPDYRIFSPNRDTWNAFRAAVSDEIPSVGNFNDSQLYKLVHSTPSGDLFGNVTDEIRTRWWKYCVRDNRRSTITFEMVMLLALKIIETRKIIVSALRQTYSHVFLDEFQDVTDLQYRLFKATFHGSGAVITAVGDTNQAIMAWAGALPDVFEKFNSDFYATGSKLLLNFRSNRAVVHLINAVASMFEANPVLTHSARENDPVPPDAVEGWVFNSRDAEADFLAKFIKSELDNGRTPEDFVILARLRVDRIEDRLREHFANANVPLRNDSRKIGSLEIQDLGKERAFQFIMSALKMAANVRVGDPFQVCRDTIADLEGLDIASERGSAQSLRAVQSLTSDLGELLRQRDTSAVGGKEILQVVMPASRQEQFGRAFPEYKGNSHLSEVLVAFSGFFDECARQKPDWKGCIDLIEGRRVVKLMTIHKSKGLEFQTVIFVELNDDAFWKSADDANIFLVALSRARERIKFSFAKDSKGFTNVRDFVDHLEKAGVRFVSKP; translated from the coding sequence ATGAGCTACATCCTCCCCGAGGACTGGAAGCCATCGGATGGTGTCCTTCTCGACGAGCACTCCTTGAACATCGCTCGCGACGCCAACTCCCGATCCATCCTCGCAGGCCCTGGCGCGGGAAAGACCGAACTGCTTGCGCAGAGAGCAAACTTTCTTCTAACGACAGGAACTTGTCCGCATCCCAGGCGGATCCTCGCCTTGGCGTTCAAGGTCGACGCCGCGAGAAACCTTCAGGAACGCGTCGCAGCAAGATGCGCCCCCGCCCTTGCGTCAAGGTTCGAGTCCTTGACACTCCATGGATTTGCCAAGCGTGTCCTCGACCAGTTTCTTGAGGCCTTGCCACCTGAGATTCGCCCCACCCCCGACTATCGGATATTCTCGCCTAACAGGGACACCTGGAATGCGTTCCGGGCAGCCGTCTCAGACGAAATCCCGAGCGTAGGCAACTTCAACGATTCCCAGCTTTACAAGCTCGTGCACTCGACGCCGTCGGGCGATCTATTCGGGAATGTGACTGACGAGATCAGAACGCGGTGGTGGAAATACTGTGTGCGGGATAACCGCCGGTCTACGATAACGTTCGAGATGGTGATGCTGCTTGCGTTGAAGATCATCGAAACGCGAAAAATCATTGTGTCGGCACTACGGCAGACATACTCGCACGTATTCCTTGACGAGTTTCAGGATGTCACCGATCTGCAGTACAGGCTTTTCAAGGCGACCTTCCATGGCAGCGGTGCCGTCATCACGGCAGTGGGCGACACCAACCAGGCAATAATGGCGTGGGCAGGCGCGCTCCCCGATGTGTTCGAGAAGTTTAACTCCGACTTCTACGCGACGGGATCGAAGCTTCTATTGAACTTCCGCTCCAACCGCGCAGTCGTTCATCTCATCAATGCCGTTGCTTCAATGTTCGAAGCGAACCCCGTACTGACTCATTCAGCTCGGGAAAACGATCCCGTTCCTCCAGACGCTGTAGAGGGATGGGTGTTCAACAGCCGGGACGCCGAGGCCGACTTCCTGGCAAAGTTCATCAAGTCAGAGCTCGACAATGGGCGCACGCCGGAGGACTTCGTCATTTTGGCCAGGTTGCGTGTCGACCGCATCGAAGACCGATTGAGAGAACATTTCGCCAATGCAAATGTACCTCTGCGAAATGACTCCCGGAAGATTGGAAGTCTCGAAATCCAGGATCTGGGGAAAGAGCGAGCCTTTCAATTTATCATGTCGGCACTGAAAATGGCCGCGAACGTTCGCGTCGGCGATCCCTTTCAGGTGTGCAGGGACACTATTGCCGACCTTGAGGGGCTCGATATCGCGAGCGAACGAGGAAGCGCACAGAGCCTCAGGGCCGTGCAATCGCTGACGAGTGATCTTGGAGAGCTACTGCGCCAGCGGGATACATCAGCGGTCGGCGGTAAGGAGATCTTGCAAGTTGTGATGCCCGCCTCGAGACAGGAACAGTTCGGTAGAGCCTTCCCTGAGTACAAGGGCAACAGCCATCTGTCGGAGGTCTTGGTCGCATTCTCGGGTTTCTTTGACGAATGCGCACGTCAGAAGCCCGACTGGAAAGGATGCATCGATCTGATCGAAGGCCGCCGTGTTGTGAAACTCATGACCATCCACAAGTCCAAGGGCCTTGAATTCCAAACTGTGATCTTCGTTGAACTGAACGATGACGCGTTCTGGAAAAGCGCCGATGACGCCAACATTTTTCTGGTTGCTCTTTCGAGAGCAAGGGAGCGCATCAAGTTTTCGTTCGCGAAAGACAGCAAGGGTTTTACCAACGTGCGGGACTTTGTCGATCACCTGGAAAAGGCCGGAGTGCGGTTCGTCTCCAAACCGTAA
- a CDS encoding AAA family ATPase — protein MRRIYRRGPPAFLSSEVVLAEKQRLLEYLRRDPVERRSRRDNLNESLFFDPSLTRELYEAFDGTCAFCERAVEEFKDDESILRVAHFRPLRFVRDSFEVDEDYYLWLAFEWPNLHAVCAYCDKAKGNRFPVEGKRADFLSTYDSINRRERRLLLDPCEDNPSKHLLFRCTGLVEPITAQGSATIDIFDLNRDQLVQSRRTAVNTMFDELEIASSSPDVEFAHLKPGSSHAGALGQIWRRLGSERLALPPTLIRSKPSQFPYKLQSYIRRLSAIDRKHLLDGLRSLSDSDQATTPRAIEWHASSYDDSSLARPNLFFASNQEIRQITVLDFKIIDALRLTLPASRAYRAGAPCLMILGENSTGKSSILSAIALALIGRKESRKLAKFFPAAVRSEERDRLDQLDQKPMGVHVSFHHTRQTSGFTFDPSTNFVGGQDQATIVLGYGPRRYFDPKKRDYRGGAAARVRTLFDPLATIPYPDEWLNSRTHAEFEKIAAALRVVLAMDDDDELLREGQTIKVNANGRSTSIEALSEGYRSVFTMTVDMLREFSQYFNNLEEAQGVVLIDEIETHLHPRWKMQVMTSLRRVLPKVQFIATTHDPLCLRGMDDGEVVVLQRSGGREVRQLRDLPSIRGMTAEQLLTSDYFGLASTADPGLELRLLKEANDYARRRPTGEFSIQVSEQTKAMLKRLSLGDTPSEQIMQAALERYLAERESPEGRSRTDLRAEAVEEVVAALRKIP, from the coding sequence ATGAGACGCATATACAGACGGGGGCCACCCGCTTTTCTCTCCTCTGAGGTAGTGCTCGCCGAAAAACAGCGCCTACTTGAATATCTGCGGCGCGATCCCGTTGAGAGGCGGTCGCGGCGCGATAACCTCAATGAGTCACTTTTCTTCGATCCTTCACTTACACGGGAGTTGTATGAGGCTTTCGACGGGACTTGTGCATTCTGCGAGAGAGCGGTTGAGGAATTCAAAGACGACGAAAGCATTCTTCGGGTAGCACACTTCAGACCGCTTCGGTTCGTGAGGGACAGTTTCGAAGTCGACGAGGATTATTACCTTTGGCTCGCTTTCGAATGGCCGAACCTGCATGCCGTGTGCGCCTATTGTGATAAGGCGAAAGGCAATAGGTTTCCTGTGGAGGGCAAGCGCGCCGACTTTCTGTCCACTTATGATTCTATCAATCGAAGAGAGCGACGTCTCTTGCTGGACCCCTGTGAGGACAATCCCAGCAAGCATTTGCTGTTCCGTTGTACCGGACTTGTCGAGCCGATCACTGCTCAGGGCAGCGCGACCATCGACATATTCGACCTCAATCGAGATCAACTCGTCCAAAGCCGTCGAACGGCCGTCAATACGATGTTCGATGAATTGGAGATTGCCTCGTCATCACCTGACGTTGAGTTTGCGCATCTAAAACCAGGATCGTCCCACGCGGGCGCATTGGGACAGATTTGGAGGCGCCTGGGGAGCGAAAGGCTTGCTCTGCCGCCGACACTGATTCGCTCAAAGCCCTCTCAATTTCCGTACAAGCTGCAATCATATATCCGAAGACTAAGCGCAATTGACAGGAAGCACCTTCTGGATGGATTGCGATCACTATCCGATAGCGACCAGGCAACGACTCCGCGAGCGATTGAATGGCATGCCTCGTCATACGACGACAGTTCGCTTGCCCGACCGAACCTGTTCTTCGCATCAAACCAGGAAATCCGTCAAATCACGGTGCTGGACTTCAAGATAATCGACGCGCTGAGACTGACGCTTCCTGCAAGCCGAGCGTACCGCGCTGGCGCACCCTGTCTGATGATACTCGGAGAAAACTCTACTGGAAAATCGAGCATTCTTTCAGCGATCGCACTCGCATTGATCGGGAGGAAGGAGAGCCGAAAGCTCGCAAAGTTCTTCCCAGCAGCCGTGAGGAGTGAGGAACGCGATCGCCTCGACCAGCTCGACCAGAAACCCATGGGCGTTCATGTTAGTTTCCACCACACACGTCAAACCTCCGGTTTCACATTCGACCCAAGCACGAATTTTGTCGGTGGGCAGGATCAAGCGACCATCGTTCTTGGTTACGGTCCAAGAAGATACTTTGATCCCAAAAAACGCGACTACCGAGGCGGCGCCGCAGCCCGCGTGAGAACGCTCTTCGATCCCTTGGCCACGATCCCATATCCAGACGAGTGGCTCAATTCCAGAACTCATGCCGAGTTTGAAAAGATCGCTGCGGCACTGCGCGTAGTTCTTGCGATGGACGATGACGACGAGCTTCTCAGGGAGGGCCAGACGATAAAGGTCAACGCGAATGGGCGTTCGACCTCTATCGAGGCTCTAAGCGAGGGCTATCGGTCCGTCTTCACGATGACAGTCGATATGCTTCGGGAATTTTCACAGTACTTCAACAACCTCGAGGAAGCGCAGGGAGTGGTACTGATCGATGAGATCGAAACGCACCTGCATCCGCGCTGGAAAATGCAGGTGATGACCTCGCTGCGACGCGTGCTGCCGAAGGTCCAGTTCATCGCTACGACCCATGACCCTCTATGTCTGCGAGGCATGGACGATGGAGAAGTTGTAGTGCTGCAGCGCAGTGGAGGCCGCGAGGTTAGACAACTTCGAGACCTTCCGAGCATTCGCGGCATGACAGCCGAGCAATTGCTGACTTCAGATTATTTCGGTCTCGCAAGCACGGCAGATCCGGGCCTAGAACTCCGACTTCTGAAGGAAGCCAACGATTATGCTCGTCGACGTCCGACAGGCGAGTTTAGCATCCAGGTCTCAGAGCAGACGAAGGCAATGCTAAAGCGCCTGTCATTGGGTGATACGCCTTCTGAGCAAATCATGCAGGCAGCGCTCGAACGCTATCTCGCCGAGCGAGAGAGTCCGGAGGGCAGATCTCGAACCGACTTACGAGCCGAGGCCGTCGAGGAAGTCGTCGCAGCGCTCAGGAAAATTCCCTGA
- a CDS encoding HNH endonuclease has translation MRRVNRNAVAAPASLTNPSAAVSTERSEAVAHYAATTSASYEFSKYKEFDVKFSLDKLFDNKCAYCEHQLGDGMEVEHFRPKGRVDGEPTHRGYWWLALQWENLLPSCAGCNQRRCQHLVTVTTTEAEYAALQGKKPRKTAGKGNHFPISGVRAFAPTDSLPDEDHDILDPTVDDPGQYLTWSTSTTFSIALPLTTDPAFAKRALATINVFALNRTKLVQLRTGLLRELRLRAVEIENDLAEDAANGGSQFAVRNALRGVDALRRYCEPDKPFSAMARVFVENFANRLSARVAGMQGTEANESAARLADP, from the coding sequence ATGCGGCGCGTCAACCGTAATGCAGTTGCTGCGCCGGCATCTCTAACCAATCCTTCAGCAGCCGTTTCCACGGAGCGGAGTGAGGCCGTGGCGCACTACGCTGCCACCACATCGGCATCCTATGAATTCTCGAAATACAAAGAATTCGATGTGAAGTTTTCGCTCGACAAACTCTTTGACAACAAGTGCGCCTACTGCGAACACCAGCTTGGCGACGGTATGGAAGTCGAACACTTCCGGCCGAAAGGACGGGTCGATGGCGAACCCACACACCGTGGCTACTGGTGGCTTGCGCTGCAATGGGAGAATTTGCTGCCATCGTGTGCAGGGTGCAACCAGCGCCGCTGCCAGCATCTCGTCACCGTAACCACGACCGAAGCCGAGTATGCAGCCTTACAGGGAAAGAAGCCGCGAAAGACCGCTGGAAAAGGCAATCATTTTCCTATCTCAGGCGTCAGAGCTTTCGCACCTACCGACAGCCTGCCTGACGAAGATCACGATATTCTCGACCCGACAGTCGACGATCCCGGCCAGTACTTGACGTGGTCGACCAGCACGACGTTCTCGATCGCGCTTCCCTTAACGACGGATCCTGCTTTTGCGAAACGCGCGCTCGCGACGATCAATGTTTTCGCACTGAACCGTACAAAACTCGTCCAGTTGCGGACAGGCTTGCTTCGTGAGCTGCGCCTGAGGGCGGTCGAAATCGAGAATGACCTCGCCGAGGACGCCGCCAATGGCGGATCCCAGTTCGCTGTTCGAAACGCACTCAGGGGTGTCGATGCACTGAGGCGCTACTGCGAGCCTGACAAGCCGTTTTCGGCGATGGCCCGTGTATTCGTTGAGAACTTTGCGAACCGACTATCGGCTCGCGTGGCAGGCATGCAGGGCACTGAGGCCAACGAGTCAGCCGCCCGGCTCGCAGATCCATAA
- a CDS encoding nucleoside 2-deoxyribosyltransferase, which translates to MTAADDLPLLVVGEIVVDFTSARTDVACKLRLGGIVHAARGLWACDLPYSVAAICPSYLVSQARAYLAAHGCNDFVWLGEVSGAPNVMVIGDATEVSDQGYEDLLRTEKSVRILDVGTSLSGYRDVLVFPGSYDLSAVRPFLGDNARLSFDIAYDADDFSILNDFSGHLGAIIISTSSPLFVRTGSLSVEPMLDSARKLGAEVFLLKENRGGSRLFDLRTHAVEEIPATLSNTVNSVGVGDVYSAVMIGFHARGWVEAGWRGAKAATVYSQTTFPDDFRRDTKRELALSLKELRDLGGTILPWHDRPQFQIYLAAPDFSYLHKPEIERAVAALSYHNFSVRRPVVENGELPLGSSEAVLLRTYAADVALLEECQVVFAIPLERDPGTLIEMGMAMAVEKAVVTFDPRRQNENTMVIGGSASYSDDLDTSLNALFMALSDLRKRKS; encoded by the coding sequence ATGACCGCGGCTGACGATCTGCCGCTCCTGGTGGTCGGCGAGATCGTCGTCGACTTTACGAGCGCCCGGACGGATGTCGCATGCAAACTTCGCCTTGGAGGCATCGTGCATGCCGCGCGCGGGCTCTGGGCCTGCGACTTACCGTATTCGGTAGCGGCCATATGCCCGAGTTATCTCGTCAGCCAGGCCCGAGCATATCTGGCGGCGCATGGATGTAATGACTTCGTCTGGCTGGGAGAAGTTTCGGGCGCGCCGAATGTCATGGTCATTGGTGACGCAACGGAAGTCTCCGATCAGGGATACGAGGATCTTCTGAGGACTGAGAAATCCGTTAGGATCCTCGATGTAGGCACGTCACTTTCAGGCTACCGGGATGTTCTCGTCTTTCCCGGCAGTTATGATCTTTCCGCGGTGCGCCCGTTCCTAGGTGATAATGCCCGCCTAAGCTTCGACATCGCCTACGACGCGGACGATTTCTCGATCTTGAATGACTTCTCAGGACACCTGGGCGCAATTATCATATCGACGTCGTCGCCACTTTTTGTGCGAACAGGATCCCTGTCGGTGGAGCCCATGCTCGACAGCGCAAGGAAACTCGGCGCCGAGGTATTCCTACTCAAGGAGAACCGCGGCGGAAGCCGTCTGTTCGATTTGCGTACGCATGCGGTCGAAGAAATCCCAGCAACGCTGTCCAATACGGTCAACTCCGTCGGTGTCGGCGATGTCTATTCCGCGGTTATGATCGGCTTTCACGCCCGTGGATGGGTAGAGGCAGGATGGCGCGGTGCGAAAGCCGCCACGGTCTACTCGCAGACCACCTTCCCCGACGATTTCCGGCGAGACACGAAGCGAGAACTCGCGCTTTCGCTCAAGGAGCTGCGCGATCTCGGCGGAACGATCCTGCCGTGGCATGATCGCCCGCAGTTTCAGATCTATCTTGCAGCCCCCGACTTCTCCTACCTTCACAAGCCTGAGATCGAGCGCGCGGTCGCGGCCCTCAGCTACCACAACTTCTCGGTCCGGCGCCCGGTCGTCGAGAACGGCGAGCTGCCGCTGGGAAGCTCGGAGGCCGTCCTCCTTAGGACCTATGCGGCTGATGTAGCGTTGCTTGAGGAATGCCAAGTCGTGTTCGCGATCCCGCTGGAACGCGACCCCGGCACTCTGATCGAAATGGGAATGGCGATGGCCGTGGAGAAGGCTGTCGTAACATTCGACCCCCGTCGACAGAATGAAAATACGATGGTCATCGGGGGAAGCGCTAGCTACTCAGATGATCTCGACACGAGTTTGAACGCTTTATTCATGGCGCTGTCGGATCTGCGGAAGAGGAAGTCATGA
- a CDS encoding 7-cyano-7-deazaguanine synthase, which translates to MKKVILLASGGLDSTTVAYSLVAEGADVFPIFFDYGQHCVEMEWNRANEVLPAEMRRPERCDVSDLFRGSSSRLIKEADLWTEEVADDDLYVPYRTMLFFAAAAARAQTLGILEVYTGFINSNHAKEIDCTAEFMNKLDGLVENVGPVRFHSPFRYSSKTEVAQAAIRLGVPIGRTYSCQAASDFPCGACPNCVERIRALEEAGLAYRKAKVG; encoded by the coding sequence ATGAAAAAGGTCATTCTACTTGCGTCAGGTGGTCTGGATTCGACGACCGTTGCCTATTCGCTCGTCGCCGAGGGAGCGGACGTTTTCCCCATATTCTTCGACTACGGACAGCATTGCGTCGAGATGGAGTGGAACCGGGCGAACGAAGTTCTGCCCGCGGAGATGCGCAGGCCAGAACGCTGCGACGTTTCCGATCTCTTCCGTGGGTCGTCATCCCGTCTGATCAAGGAAGCGGATTTGTGGACCGAGGAAGTCGCAGACGATGACCTTTATGTACCCTACCGGACTATGCTGTTCTTTGCGGCCGCCGCAGCCCGTGCCCAAACGCTTGGAATCCTTGAAGTATACACGGGCTTCATCAACAGCAACCACGCCAAGGAAATCGACTGCACGGCCGAATTCATGAACAAGCTGGACGGCCTCGTCGAGAACGTCGGCCCGGTCCGTTTCCATTCGCCATTTCGGTACTCATCAAAGACGGAAGTAGCGCAGGCTGCAATCCGCCTGGGCGTGCCAATAGGACGGACCTATTCGTGCCAGGCGGCCAGTGATTTCCCCTGTGGCGCTTGTCCCAATTGTGTTGAGCGCATCCGTGCGCTAGAGGAGGCCGGTCTTGCGTATCGCAAAGCAAAGGTCGGGTAG
- a CDS encoding helix-turn-helix domain-containing protein, whose product MLNPSPDRSKGKPEPVDIHVGRRIRMRRVWMHVTQMALAEAIGVTFQQVQKYEKGTNRVGASRLQQIAHALDAPVSYFFEDMPDAAAVDGGDRSGQKRLQTEIMEFASSHEGLALIRAFSRITDQKVRSRTLGLVKALAEQNPA is encoded by the coding sequence ATGCTGAATCCTAGCCCCGACAGATCGAAGGGAAAGCCTGAACCGGTCGATATTCATGTCGGCCGTCGAATTCGGATGCGCCGAGTGTGGATGCACGTCACACAGATGGCTCTTGCGGAGGCTATCGGAGTGACGTTTCAGCAGGTACAAAAATACGAGAAAGGCACCAACCGCGTAGGTGCAAGCCGACTTCAGCAGATCGCACACGCGCTGGATGCGCCAGTTTCTTATTTCTTCGAGGATATGCCCGACGCAGCGGCAGTCGACGGCGGCGACCGCAGCGGCCAAAAGAGGCTGCAAACAGAAATCATGGAGTTCGCGTCAAGCCATGAAGGTCTTGCGCTCATTCGCGCCTTCTCCCGGATCACCGACCAAAAGGTGCGGAGCCGGACCCTCGGCCTCGTGAAAGCGCTCGCCGAACAGAATCCGGCATGA